The Triticum aestivum cultivar Chinese Spring chromosome 3A, IWGSC CS RefSeq v2.1, whole genome shotgun sequence genome includes a region encoding these proteins:
- the LOC123061247 gene encoding uncharacterized protein isoform X3, whose amino-acid sequence MEMTSSLGADERRGPGSVEVQVAAAALQRSEVFHVVKELLGFVLYMHHQIPSVLQSLETEFAGLKEEMSKMTAPLAELKPSDQRKYNTRKREVRCRIKKQEKLMKGISTVLSAFQQALDKVSTIEGVALILGGSLVRPLFVYDITVTHGRFDSGSAKGHGTTKLAQSVSRKAVRALISCGAGSLSYTGPTKLFLLVRCPCTLNIPLDFAPKREFRYSKKVPVQAHDKRVTMQGVIRRMMISSFSLSYNHVCYNWKML is encoded by the exons ATGGAGATGACGAGTTCTTTAGGAGCCGACGAGAGGCGGGGGCCAGGATCGGTGGAGgtgcaggtggctgcggcggcgcttCAGCGGTCGGAGGTGTTCCACGTCGTGAAGGAACTGCTCGGCTTCGTTCTCTACATGCACCACCAGATCCCCTC GGTATTGCAGAGTCTTGAAACTGAATTTGCAGGTTTAAAGGAGGAAATG TCAAAAATGACAGCACCATTGGCAGAACTGAAACCTTCTGATCAGAGAAAGTACAACACACGAAAAAGGGAGGTTAGATGCAGAATCAAGAAGCAGGAAAAGTTAATGAAAGGCATCTCTACGGTACtttctgcttttcagcaagcaCTTGATAAAGTTTCTACCATTGAAGGAGTTGCCCTGATCCTGGGAGGGAGTCTTGTGCGACCTTTGTTTGTCTATGACATTACAGTTACTCATGGTAGATTTGATTCTGGAAGTGCCAAAGGGCATGGTACAACAAAGTTAGCTCAGTCTGTTTCTCGAAAG GCCGTCCGAGCTCTTATATCATGTGGTGCAGGGAGTTTATCTTACACAG GCCCTACCAAGCTGTTTCTGCTGGTTAGATGTCCCTGTACATTGAACATACCCCTGGATTTCGCGCCAAAACGGGAATTCCGTTACAGTAAGAAG GTTCCAGTGCAAGCACACGATAAGAGGGTTACCATGCAAGGCGTCATTAGAAGGATGATGATCAGCTCATTTTCATTATCCTACAATCATGTATGTTACAACTGGAAAATGCTGTAG
- the LOC123061247 gene encoding uncharacterized protein isoform X2 — MEMTSSLGADERRGPGSVEVQVAAAALQRSEVFHVVKELLGFVLYMHHQIPSVLQSLETEFAGLKEEMSKMTAPLAELKPSDQRKYNTRKREVRCRIKKQEKLMKGISTVLSAFQQALDKVSTIEGVALILGGSLVRPLFVYDITVTHGRFDSGSAKGHGTTKLAQSVSRKAVRALISCGAGSLSYTGPTKLFLLVRCPCTLNIPLDFAPKREFRYSKKVVPQQMSIKCNTAYYQKNNKHVASIVDPSCCTSESSPSDVIWFQCKHTIRGLPCKASLEG, encoded by the exons ATGGAGATGACGAGTTCTTTAGGAGCCGACGAGAGGCGGGGGCCAGGATCGGTGGAGgtgcaggtggctgcggcggcgcttCAGCGGTCGGAGGTGTTCCACGTCGTGAAGGAACTGCTCGGCTTCGTTCTCTACATGCACCACCAGATCCCCTC GGTATTGCAGAGTCTTGAAACTGAATTTGCAGGTTTAAAGGAGGAAATG TCAAAAATGACAGCACCATTGGCAGAACTGAAACCTTCTGATCAGAGAAAGTACAACACACGAAAAAGGGAGGTTAGATGCAGAATCAAGAAGCAGGAAAAGTTAATGAAAGGCATCTCTACGGTACtttctgcttttcagcaagcaCTTGATAAAGTTTCTACCATTGAAGGAGTTGCCCTGATCCTGGGAGGGAGTCTTGTGCGACCTTTGTTTGTCTATGACATTACAGTTACTCATGGTAGATTTGATTCTGGAAGTGCCAAAGGGCATGGTACAACAAAGTTAGCTCAGTCTGTTTCTCGAAAG GCCGTCCGAGCTCTTATATCATGTGGTGCAGGGAGTTTATCTTACACAG GCCCTACCAAGCTGTTTCTGCTGGTTAGATGTCCCTGTACATTGAACATACCCCTGGATTTCGCGCCAAAACGGGAATTCCGTTACAGTAAGAAG GTTGTACCCCAGCAAATGTCTATAAAATGCAATACAGCATACTACCAAAAGAATAATAAGCATGTTGCATCAATCGTGGATCCGTCATGTTGTACTTCAGAATCTTCTCCGTCAGATGTTATCTG GTTCCAGTGCAAGCACACGATAAGAGGGTTACCATGCAAGGCGTCATTAGAAGGATGA
- the LOC123061247 gene encoding uncharacterized protein isoform X1 produces MEMTSSLGADERRGPGSVEVQVAAAALQRSEVFHVVKELLGFVLYMHHQIPSVLQSLETEFAGLKEEMSKMTAPLAELKPSDQRKYNTRKREVRCRIKKQEKLMKGISTVLSAFQQALDKVSTIEGVALILGGSLVRPLFVYDITVTHGRFDSGSAKGHGTTKLAQSVSRKAVRALISCGAGSLSYTGPTKLFLLVRCPCTLNIPLDFAPKREFRYSKKQVVPQQMSIKCNTAYYQKNNKHVASIVDPSCCTSESSPSDVIWFQCKHTIRGLPCKASLEG; encoded by the exons ATGGAGATGACGAGTTCTTTAGGAGCCGACGAGAGGCGGGGGCCAGGATCGGTGGAGgtgcaggtggctgcggcggcgcttCAGCGGTCGGAGGTGTTCCACGTCGTGAAGGAACTGCTCGGCTTCGTTCTCTACATGCACCACCAGATCCCCTC GGTATTGCAGAGTCTTGAAACTGAATTTGCAGGTTTAAAGGAGGAAATG TCAAAAATGACAGCACCATTGGCAGAACTGAAACCTTCTGATCAGAGAAAGTACAACACACGAAAAAGGGAGGTTAGATGCAGAATCAAGAAGCAGGAAAAGTTAATGAAAGGCATCTCTACGGTACtttctgcttttcagcaagcaCTTGATAAAGTTTCTACCATTGAAGGAGTTGCCCTGATCCTGGGAGGGAGTCTTGTGCGACCTTTGTTTGTCTATGACATTACAGTTACTCATGGTAGATTTGATTCTGGAAGTGCCAAAGGGCATGGTACAACAAAGTTAGCTCAGTCTGTTTCTCGAAAG GCCGTCCGAGCTCTTATATCATGTGGTGCAGGGAGTTTATCTTACACAG GCCCTACCAAGCTGTTTCTGCTGGTTAGATGTCCCTGTACATTGAACATACCCCTGGATTTCGCGCCAAAACGGGAATTCCGTTACAGTAAGAAG CAGGTTGTACCCCAGCAAATGTCTATAAAATGCAATACAGCATACTACCAAAAGAATAATAAGCATGTTGCATCAATCGTGGATCCGTCATGTTGTACTTCAGAATCTTCTCCGTCAGATGTTATCTG GTTCCAGTGCAAGCACACGATAAGAGGGTTACCATGCAAGGCGTCATTAGAAGGATGA